The genomic DNA GTTTTTCGCCCCCAAAATTCGCTCTAAAATTTTGGGTGACGATCGCGAGTTATGGAACCAATGGCTTATCAGTTATTATTTGTCTGCTTGGGCAATATCTGCCGATCGCCTTCAGCAGAAAACATTATGAACTATCTTATCGAGCAACGGCAGCTTAGCGATCGCATTATCTGTGACTCGGCAGGAACCAGTGCTTATCATATTGGCTCGTCTCCAGACGGTCGGATGGCAGCAGCGGCGTCTCGGCAGGGCATTACCCTCAGAGGGAAAGCACGACAATTTCAGGTTGAAGACTTTACTCGTTTTGACCTCATCTTGGCCATGGATAAATCGAACCGTCGCGATATTCTCAGTCTCGATCGCGAGGGGCATTATACAGATAAGGTACGCTTGATGTGCAATTTTTGCACTCGCCATCCCAATATGTCGGAAGTTCCCGATCCCTATTATGGCGGGCTGGAAGGATTCGATCGGGTTATCGATTTACTGATGGATGGATGTGAAGGACTTTTATCTCAATTAATAATTAATAATTAATAATGGGTATTAGTCCGACCCGACAGGTAGTTCAATCGTAAAGACGGTTCCCGCTCCTGGAGTGGATTCGCATCTGAGATCGCCACCATG from Roseofilum casamattae BLCC-M143 includes the following:
- a CDS encoding low molecular weight protein-tyrosine-phosphatase; protein product: MAYQLLFVCLGNICRSPSAENIMNYLIEQRQLSDRIICDSAGTSAYHIGSSPDGRMAAAASRQGITLRGKARQFQVEDFTRFDLILAMDKSNRRDILSLDREGHYTDKVRLMCNFCTRHPNMSEVPDPYYGGLEGFDRVIDLLMDGCEGLLSQLIINN